AGATTTTTCTACCTGCATTTATACCAGCTATAAGTCCTTGACATGCTGCTTCTTCATAACCCGAACTTCCATTTATTTGTCCTGCTGAAAATAGACCGTCTATATTTTTAAATTCTAGTGAAAGCTTTAGTTGTGTTGGATCTATACAATCATATTCAATAGCATATCCTGTTCTCATAACTTCAACCTTCTCAAGACCTGGAACAGTCTTTAGCATATCTATTTGTACATCTTCTGGAAGTGAGCTAGACATACCTTGAACATATAGTTCTTCTGTATCTTCACCTTCTGGCTCTATAAATATTTGATGCTGTATTTTATCCGGAAATCTCATTACCTTGTCTTCTATAGATGGACAATATCTTGGTCCTGTACTCTTTATGGAACCATTGTAAAGTGGACTCCTGTATATATTTTGTCTAATTACTTCATGAGTACTGTCATTTGTGTATGTTAAATAACAAGGTACTTGTTCTCTATTTAATTCATCATTCATGAAAGAGAATGGTATTATTCTCTCATCTCCCTCTTGAATAATCATTTTTGAGAAATCTACAGAACGCCTATTTATTCTAGCTGGTGTGCCTGTCTTAAATCTTCTTAATGATATACCTGCTTTAACTAAACTATCAGATAATGTCTTTGATGATGATAATCCACAAGGTCCCTCATCATAACGTACATCACCTATAACTATAGTTGATTTAAGGTACGTTCCTGTAGTTACTATTACCGTTTTAGCTTTAAAATAAGCTCCATTCTTAGTTAGTACACCTAATACCTTACCTTCTTTTATATCAATATCTATAACCTCTAATTGCCTTAAATAAAGATTTTGTTGTTTTTCTACAACCTTTTTCATTTCTTCTGAATATTTTCTTTTATCAGCTTGAGCTCTTAATGAATGTACTGCTGGTCCCTTTGATGTATTAAGCATTCTTGATTGAATAAATGTCTTATCTATATTTACACCCATTTCACCACCTAAAGCATCAATCTCTCTAACTAAATGACCTTTAGCAGTTCCCCCTATATTAGGATTACACGGCATCATAGCTAAGCTATCTAAATTTATAGCACACATTAGAGTTTTAAACCCCATTCTAGCTGTTGCAAGGCCTGCTTCACAACCTGCATGACCCGCTCCAATTACAACAACATCAAATTCTCCTCCAATATACATAAAATCACCTACTTTCCTAAACAGAATTTAGAGAAGATCTTATGGATAATGTCCTCTTCTAAGGTATCTCCAGTTATTTCTCCTAAGTTCGTCCAAGCATTTTTTAAATCAATCGATGCAAGATCTATTGCAAATACTTCATCTAAAGTATTCAATGAACTTTCTAAGTTTTCTTTAGCTTTAATTAAGGCTTCTTTATGCCTATTATTAGTTATAAATATATCTTCTGAATTTATTTCACCCTTAAAGAACATATCCTTTATTATATCTTTTAAAGTCTGAATTCCTTCACCCGTTCTTGCAGAAACCTTATATAACTTATCCTTTTCTATAAAGTTTAATGACTTAGTATCTATTTTGGCATTTAAATCTGTTTTATTTAATAAAACTACATAATTTTTATCTTTGATGTAATTAAATATCTCAATATCCTCATCATCCAGTTCTCTACTTACGTCTAGCATAAATACTATTAAGTCTGCTTCTTCTATCTTTTCTTTAGACTTTTCTACACCAATTTTTTCAACTAAATCTTCTGTCTCTCTTATACCTGCAGTATCTATTATTTGGACAGGAACACCATTTAAATTTATATATTCTTCTATAACATCCCTTGTTGTTCCTGGTACGTCTGTTACAATAGCTCTCTTCTCTCTTAGAAGTGCATTCAAGAGTGATGATTTACCAACATTAGGTTTACCAACTATAACCATTTTTAAACCTTCACGTAGAATTTTGCCTTCCTCTGCACTATCTAAAAGTTCTTCAATATTAGATAAAATATCTTTTAAATCTTCTGTAGCTTTTTCATTTGTAACTTCTTCAAGGTCATCTTCTGGATAGTCTACAGTTGCTTCAATATGTGCAATTACAGACAAAAGTCTTTCCCTTAATTCTGATATTTCCATGGAAATTTTGCCCTCTGACTGCCTTACCGCTGATTTTGCACTAAGTTCAGTTTTAGCTCTTATAATATCTATAACTGCTTCTGCTTGGCTTAGATCTATCCTTCCATTTAAAAATGCCCTTTTTGTAAATTCACCTGGCTCTGCAAGTCTAGCACCTGCCCTTACTACTTCTTTTAGTATACTATTAGTTACTACAACTCCACCATGGCAATTTATTTCTACAGTATCTTCAGCTGTAAAACTCCTAGGACCTTTCATAAAACTTACTATAACTTCATCTAGACTTTTTTCATCTTTATCTACTACATACCCATATCTCATAGTATAGGGCTTCATATCTTTAATACCCTTTTTACTTTTTCCTCTAAATATTTTTTCAACTATATCTAAGGCTCTATTGCCTGAAATTCTAATTATTGATATTCCACCTTCACCCATGCTAGTTGCAACTGCAGCAATAGTATCAAAATCTTTCATGTTATTTTTTCCTTTCTAAAATAGTAAAAATAAAATATCTATATGATTTTATCACATAACTTATAATATATAAATGGTAATTGTTATATTAGATTCTATCCATAATTATTTATTTTATAATATGTCTTACATTAAATAAAGGCTGCTGACAACCTGTCAACAGCCTATTTTTCTCTAAGCTCTCTTTCTTGTTTCAATAACAACTCTCCTGAAAGGTTCATCACCTTCACTATAAGTATTAACATAAGAATTGTTTTGAAGTGCAGAGTGTATTATTCTTCTTTCATAAGGATTCATAGGCTCTAATCTAACCTTCTTGCCATAAGTTGTAGCCTTTTTAGCCAATTTATCTGCAAGTCTAATCAAGGTCTCTTCTCTTTTT
The nucleotide sequence above comes from Hathewaya histolytica. Encoded proteins:
- the mnmE gene encoding tRNA uridine-5-carboxymethylaminomethyl(34) synthesis GTPase MnmE; translation: MKDFDTIAAVATSMGEGGISIIRISGNRALDIVEKIFRGKSKKGIKDMKPYTMRYGYVVDKDEKSLDEVIVSFMKGPRSFTAEDTVEINCHGGVVVTNSILKEVVRAGARLAEPGEFTKRAFLNGRIDLSQAEAVIDIIRAKTELSAKSAVRQSEGKISMEISELRERLLSVIAHIEATVDYPEDDLEEVTNEKATEDLKDILSNIEELLDSAEEGKILREGLKMVIVGKPNVGKSSLLNALLREKRAIVTDVPGTTRDVIEEYINLNGVPVQIIDTAGIRETEDLVEKIGVEKSKEKIEEADLIVFMLDVSRELDDEDIEIFNYIKDKNYVVLLNKTDLNAKIDTKSLNFIEKDKLYKVSARTGEGIQTLKDIIKDMFFKGEINSEDIFITNNRHKEALIKAKENLESSLNTLDEVFAIDLASIDLKNAWTNLGEITGDTLEEDIIHKIFSKFCLGK
- the mnmG gene encoding tRNA uridine-5-carboxymethylaminomethyl(34) synthesis enzyme MnmG; the encoded protein is MYIGGEFDVVVIGAGHAGCEAGLATARMGFKTLMCAINLDSLAMMPCNPNIGGTAKGHLVREIDALGGEMGVNIDKTFIQSRMLNTSKGPAVHSLRAQADKRKYSEEMKKVVEKQQNLYLRQLEVIDIDIKEGKVLGVLTKNGAYFKAKTVIVTTGTYLKSTIVIGDVRYDEGPCGLSSSKTLSDSLVKAGISLRRFKTGTPARINRRSVDFSKMIIQEGDERIIPFSFMNDELNREQVPCYLTYTNDSTHEVIRQNIYRSPLYNGSIKSTGPRYCPSIEDKVMRFPDKIQHQIFIEPEGEDTEELYVQGMSSSLPEDVQIDMLKTVPGLEKVEVMRTGYAIEYDCIDPTQLKLSLEFKNIDGLFSAGQINGSSGYEEAACQGLIAGINAGRKILEKEPLILKRSDAYIGVLIDDLVTKGTNEPYRMMTSRAEYRLILRQDNADLRLTETGYEYGLVNEERYNKYKNRKDAIEKEIDRIKNLQITGKKEVVEFLETVNSSTLKKPISLYELIKRPELDYFIVQPLDTEREELPYDIQEEVNIMSKYEGYINKQLEQVNQFKKFEKRRLPENINYEDVKGLRIEAIQKLNNIRPENIGQASRISGVSPADISVLLIYLEQYNRNK